One region of Hymenobacter sediminicola genomic DNA includes:
- a CDS encoding ATP-binding protein, with product MKRLPFVLLFVLLAPFVAQADSLRPVRRGLAQARTDTARARYYWLASEMVESSDSIRYFAQRAMHLLEQTLPMARGAERRRLLRLLGGAVNNLGVGYSDGGEEAHAEAMFLRAARLRQQAGDVRGQVESLANLASTLLSTKHDYAGALRYYQKGVRAGERVPAARSVVTRCLSGLGSVYGLLGDRTAELHYNLRALALLEQDGEPLALLDAMTNLSYVYLTEFNDTIRAENFAHRAQQLALQTPDAGARLSSALLLRGRIRLRQHRLEEARTLLLEARRLAGSIQIAYFVAQADLYLALTEEAASHLPLALRYARQAIAMAGPGSLTTQRDAELVQSRLHEQLARPQDALSHYRRYIGLRDSAQNEQNQKAAYRQRLGYEFADKEARLKATQERRQAVAAAEVRRQRQLRTATSLGAGGLLLLAAGLYFTLRRTERLKQLVTDQKQDLQAQRDRLDTSLTELRVTQTQLIQKEKMASLGELTAGVAHEIQNPLNFVNNFAEVSTELLNELEEAQASGDAEEVTALTAVVRENLTRITEHGQRASGIIKGMLEHSRQSTGERVPTDVNSLCDEYLRLAYQSLRATDKTFNAELKTDLAPGLQLVPAVPGDLGRVLLNLFGNAFYAVRQRQLTGEAGYQPTISVATKQVGPQVEIQVTDNGTGIPAEVQQKIFQPFFTTKPPGEGTGLGLSLSYDIVTQGHAGSLHVESCVGQGSTFLIRMPAQESTVNSSVSAE from the coding sequence ATGAAGCGCCTGCCGTTTGTGCTGCTGTTTGTGCTGCTGGCTCCCTTCGTGGCTCAGGCCGACTCGCTTAGGCCGGTGCGCCGCGGCCTGGCCCAGGCCCGCACCGATACGGCCCGGGCACGCTACTACTGGTTGGCCAGTGAGATGGTGGAAAGCAGTGATAGTATCCGCTATTTCGCTCAGCGGGCCATGCACCTACTGGAACAGACTCTGCCCATGGCCCGGGGTGCTGAGCGCCGCCGCCTACTGCGCCTGCTGGGTGGGGCCGTAAACAACCTGGGCGTAGGTTACTCCGATGGCGGGGAAGAAGCCCATGCCGAAGCCATGTTCTTGCGCGCCGCTCGCTTACGCCAGCAAGCCGGTGATGTGCGGGGGCAGGTAGAATCCCTTGCAAACCTTGCCAGCACTTTACTCTCAACCAAGCACGACTACGCGGGGGCGCTGCGTTACTACCAAAAAGGGGTGCGAGCAGGCGAGCGGGTGCCAGCAGCGCGCTCGGTGGTAACCAGATGCCTGAGCGGACTAGGGAGCGTATACGGCTTGCTGGGAGACCGAACGGCGGAGCTACACTACAACCTGCGTGCCCTGGCTCTGCTCGAGCAAGATGGCGAACCACTGGCTTTGCTTGATGCAATGACTAACCTATCGTATGTGTACCTCACTGAATTCAACGACACCATCCGGGCGGAAAACTTTGCTCACCGCGCCCAGCAGCTGGCCTTGCAGACCCCAGACGCGGGCGCGCGGCTAAGCAGCGCGCTGCTGCTACGCGGGCGCATCCGGCTGCGCCAGCACCGCCTGGAAGAGGCTCGCACCCTGCTGCTGGAGGCCAGACGGCTCGCCGGGAGCATCCAGATTGCATACTTTGTAGCTCAGGCCGACCTATATTTGGCCCTTACCGAGGAAGCAGCTAGCCACCTGCCGTTGGCCTTGCGCTATGCCCGCCAAGCCATAGCCATGGCAGGCCCTGGCTCTCTTACAACTCAGCGCGATGCCGAGTTGGTCCAGAGCCGTCTCCATGAGCAGCTAGCTCGGCCCCAGGACGCCCTTAGCCATTACCGCCGCTATATTGGCCTGCGCGACAGCGCTCAGAACGAGCAAAACCAAAAGGCCGCGTATCGACAGCGTCTGGGCTACGAGTTTGCGGACAAGGAGGCGCGCCTCAAGGCCACCCAAGAACGCCGCCAAGCTGTAGCGGCAGCTGAAGTCCGGCGGCAACGCCAGCTGCGTACGGCTACGTCGTTGGGCGCGGGCGGGCTGCTGCTGCTGGCCGCGGGCCTCTATTTTACCCTCCGCCGGACTGAGCGCCTCAAGCAGCTGGTAACCGATCAGAAGCAGGACCTGCAGGCCCAGCGCGACCGGCTCGATACCTCCTTGACCGAGCTGCGCGTTACCCAAACCCAGCTCATCCAGAAAGAGAAAATGGCCAGCCTGGGTGAACTGACGGCCGGCGTGGCCCACGAAATTCAGAACCCGCTCAACTTCGTCAACAATTTCGCCGAAGTAAGTACTGAGCTACTCAACGAGCTAGAAGAAGCGCAAGCCTCCGGCGACGCGGAAGAAGTGACGGCCCTAACGGCTGTTGTGCGGGAGAACCTAACCAGAATTACTGAGCACGGTCAGCGGGCCTCCGGCATCATCAAAGGCATGCTTGAGCACTCGCGCCAGAGCACCGGCGAACGGGTACCGACGGACGTCAACTCGCTCTGCGACGAGTACCTGCGCTTAGCCTACCAGAGCCTGCGCGCCACCGATAAAACCTTTAATGCCGAATTGAAAACCGACCTGGCGCCCGGCTTACAGCTAGTGCCAGCCGTGCCCGGCGACTTGGGCCGAGTACTGCTCAACCTCTTTGGCAATGCCTTCTACGCCGTACGCCAGCGCCAACTTACCGGCGAAGCCGGATACCAGCCCACCATCAGCGTAGCCACGAAACAAGTAGGACCACAGGTCGAAATACAGGTCACAGACAACGGCACTGGTATTCCGGCTGAAGTGCAGCAGAAAATCTTTCAGCCCTTCTTTACCACCAAGCCCCCGGGCGAAGGCACGGGCCTGGGCCTCTCGCTGAGCTACGATATAGTTACCCAGGGCCACGCCGGCAGCCTGCACGTCGAGAGTTGTGTGGGGCAGGGCAGCACGTTTCTGATACGGATGCCTGCGCAAGAGTCCACAGTCAATAGCAGTGTCAGTGCTGAGTAG